DNA from Sulfodiicoccus acidiphilus:
CTTCCAGGAGCCTCTCAACGTCACCTTGGGGACTTCTGCTTCCGTCACTGAGACGTCGTCCAACACCGTCCTAGTTACCTTAACGCCCTCAGAGGTGTCCAAGGTCAAGATACAGGCATCTGCGAATGTGGACTTCGGCGACTTCTTCTACTTCGGCTACAGCAGTACGAGCTACAGCGAACCGATAACTGTAGCTGCCACCAGTCTGGTTCCAGTCCTTCCAACGACGCTAACCGTCTCCAACTCCACCACCCTCTACGCAGTGAACTACTCCGAGCCGAACCTGCCCCACAACGTGAACGGCTTCACTGAACTGACTGTGAACAACCAACAACTGCTCTACAATGGAGAGCCCGTAGCCAACTTCGTCGTGACGGTGACTATACCAGGCACAGCACCGAAGACCCTGTATCTAAACGACTTGGGCTACTCCTTCCTTTTGTCCTCCAACGACGTCTTCACGGTGAGGGTCAGTGAGAGCCAGTTACTTTCCGCCCTGGGAGTGAATTACCTACCCTCTGGGACTACAATACAGTTCGGAGTCTACGACATGATAACGCCGGTTCCAGCTAACGTCACATACTCGCTAACAGTAGTGCCTGTGAAGACGCTGGTGATGGTTCCAACTTCATCGGCCTTCTCCGCGTCTGGCACAGCTTACCTCCCTGGAGTGTCCGGCTCGTCGGATCAGCACACTATATACGTGATGGTACAGGACACAGCCTACGCTGCGACGAACCCAGCTTCGATACTCTCTCCCACCGCTAACATATACTTGAAGCTGGCCAATGGACAGTATTACACGTTCCCCTCTGGGAACAATTACATGGCGATATCGCTCACCGAAACCGCTCCCGATTCGGGCAACTTCACCGGTACTATCACGTACTACTACGAAAACGGCGAGATTGTCTTGGATGGTAACGACATACCCGCGAACCAGATGATAGGCGCGACTCTGACTGTGGCCTACACTTCTCCAGCCTCCCACTCCTCGTCTAACGCCACTGTCTCGTTCTCCACGGCTTCCATGGCTATCACTACGAGCGTCGCTTCTGCCAACCCCGGAGCACCCCTGAACGTCACTGTGTGGGCGCCTGGCTTGGTGGCCTCGCACACCCAGAACGTCAGTCCCAGCAACGTCTTGTTCGCCAACTTCACGGCTTGGAACGGCATGGGCTCAACCGGAGTAGTTACGGTCAACGGATACCCGCTGAGCCTCAAGGAGATGTCGACTGGCAGTCCGTACTTCACTGCCTTGGTCTACTTGGGTAACACCACCGCCTCGGCTACTGACCACGGAAATGCGCTCACCACGAACTTGAATGACTACACTGTAGCTCCAGGCACGACGGTTTACTTCTACTCGATCAACTACTTCAGCACGCTCAGTACTGCCAGTTCCGGCGTTACCCCCAGCTACCACAGCGCAGACGTTTCTGTCAACGTAGTCAAGCCTTCCGTGTCGATAGTGAACCCGAGTCCCGCTTCTCCCTTCGCAACCCTAAACATATCTGTGAGTTACTCCCTGTTCCCGTTGTTCAAAGAGCCGTCGGTGGGGAGCACTGGTGCGGTCTCTAACGTCCAGCCACTTCTGGACTTACTGGCCTACGTACAGGCGGCCAACTCTGGACAACTGTTGAAGTTCCCTGCCACCTTCAGCTACTACTACGTCAACTCCACCACCTTCTACGTAACCATACCCATGACTTTGTGGAGTGGTAGTCCGGGAGTCTACGCACCGAACGCCCTCAACGTCAACGCCACGGACTCCGTCACAGTAACCAGCTACGTCTACTCCTTCACGCAAACTGTCGTTGGAAATCAGGGAATAGTGAGCAGCGTAGCTTCGCTCACCTTACAGACGAGTTCACCTCTTGCAATCAACGCCATGGTCCCACCCGTGATAGAGGAGTTCTACTCCACCACCAACATAACAGAGTCGTCAGTCCACGTAGCGCCCTTCCCCAACACGAGCGGCGGAATATTGGTGAACGTCACCGTGTGGGCGCCAGACGCGGTGAACAACCCCTTCGTGGGGAACAACGGCAAGTCCTTCGAGGTCACTGTGACTAACCCCGCCACGGGCGTGTCGACCCAGTTGCCTGTAACTGAAATAGGGAGCAGCGCCTACTACAGCGGTACTCTCAGGGTCGTCCTTCAGTCCGACTACTCCAGCTACGCCGGTCAGACAGGCGTGGTCTCAGTGGCTCCAGGTCAGGTCAACAAGATATCTGTAAAGGTGGACGTCACCACTGGAACCGCGTACGTTAACAACGTCCAGACTCAGTTCGTAATGAGCGGGAGCAGCTACTTCTACGTCGGTACTGTCGTGGCCAAACCTACCATAGTTGCTGGGCAAGTGATCAACGAGTCCACGGGGCAACCTGTCACTGAATTGCTGACCGGACACACCTACCTGATCAACTTCCAGGTGAAGAACACGGGCAATGTCAACGCCACGATCTACGCCATAATAGAGATCGAGGTGAACGGAACTACGGTCATAACTCCAGCAGTCATTAGTACGACCTTGGCGCCAGGCCAGACCGCCACCGTCGGAACGGTCTGGACGCCTGTGGCACCTGGGACCTACAACGCGACCGTGATACTTTACCAGAACCCGCAGTTGTCCATACCTTACGTACCAGGGACTGAGACCTTGACCCTGACTGTAAGCTAAGGTAATTTTTTTATGTTTCTTCATACGTGAGGTGAAAGCATGAATTACTTGAAAATCATCTCGGCTATACTCGTTGCTTCTATCTTCCTAGTGTTGCCGGTGGGGGCCGCGACCACGGCCATAACCGTGACTGTGAACCACCCAGTCATTCACCCAGGGGAGACCCTGGTGGTGAGCGGGACCACCTCTCCTAACGTGGAGGTGGGAATAACGGTATACAACCCCAACGGGAAGCCTGTGGCGAGCACAGTGACGAACTCCACGTCGTCAGGCATATACACGGCTGCAGTGGTGACTTTCCCATCTCAGGCTAACACGTTGTTCCCTTACGGTACCTACAAGGTTGACGTCGGTACCAGCACGGGATTCACTAACTCCACCACCTTCCAGTTCTCCCCCGTCACCTATCCCTTAGTGGTCCAGGTGGAGAACCCTGTCGGAATACCTGTGGTTGGAGCCACAGTCAGCGTGGACGGCATGACCGCGACGACTAACGCCTCCGGGGAGGCTACCTTCCAACTCCTAGCTGGAACCTACACAGTCACTGCGTCGGCTGCCGGCTACGTAACCTCCACCGAGACGGTCACGATACCTACCACTCAAGTGCCGTTCGTGATAACGCTTCAGACTCAGGCGCTCAAGATAACGGTGAACTCCATATCCGTGACCATCAACGGTACCACCACGACAGCCCCTATAGTAGCTCAGCAGGGGTTCGTGACTTTGCCTGGAGGGGTGTCTGCCAGCGCCAACGTAACAGTCACCTACCAGGGAGCTACCACCACGATGGCCACTGTCTCCGCGACCCTGAACGGTGCGCCCGTCACAGTGACTACCACGGCCACTGGTTACGAGGTGTCGTTCTCGCTTCCCAACACCGACGAGCTAGCGGTACTCACGATCACTGCTAACATGTCTGGTTCCTCTGCCACCTACACCATGCCCATGACAGTCATATACAACCCACAGGCCGCGTTGTCCTCTCTAAGTAGCGAGGTCAGTTCGTTGAGCACCGAGGTGTCCACTCTCAGCACGGAGTTGAGTACTCTCGAGACGGAGCTAGGTAGCAACGTAAGCGCCCTCAACGCAGACATATCCTCTCTGAACTCCGGACTCCACTCCCTGACAGCGTCCTTGTCGACCCTGAACTCCACGGTCACGAGTCTGTCCAGTCAGGTGAGCACCTTGCAGACAGAGTACTCTGCCGTTCACTCCCAAGTCAGTTCCATATCCACGATAGTTTACGCAGGTCTGGCAGTAGGCGTCATAGCCATAGTGATAGCCATAGTGGCCCTCGCCCTCATATCTAGGAAGATAAGGTAATTTTTTTTTAAATCTCCTTGTTTAATTCGTTTAAATTAAAGTGTGTCCGCTATTGCTAACACATCTAGATAAACTGTTAAGTTTATATACCTTTGATAAAAATCTTCCTAAATAAATAACGGGACAATGTGCTCTCGAGTAAGCCCAAGAGCCGAAGGTTGAATGCAAATTCATGAAAAATCAATTAAGCCCAGATCAAGAGTAGCCCAACGGAACTATGGACTACTTCCAGAACCGCTCTTGGATCTCCAGCAATTAGAGGATCGGCCGAGGAGTCGAGGTCCCACCCCGTAAGCGAACTCCTCAACTTCGCTGTCTCCTCCCTGCCACCCCGCCTTTCGCTAGGACGAAGGAAGTTCTCCGGGAAGCTGAGGTTTCACCATAAGATGACGGACATCTTTGTGGTTAAGGTCTTCAGTTAAATTAGTTTTTGTGTTTTCGCTGACATCGACAACAAATCCTCCCCAGCCTGGTCCAAGGTCTTGACTGAGGGAGGAGCGCCAGCTTCTCCCCCTCGCATCCCTACAGAGATTAGGGCTCACGTTGCGAAAGTCCCCCGCTCTATGCGGGTAGTGTTTACCCATGGCGTAACTTATCATTGCTTTTAATCACCTTATAATTATAACTAACACATATCAAGTCAGGAAACCGAGAGTACGAATTCATGGTAAGAAATAGACCGTGTTCAACAATCTCATGTCTCTAGATAAGCTGAATTCTCCACCGATATATGAAAGGTTCACCTATCCATCATGTAGTCCTACATGAGGGATCTTGTATTAATAACTATAACTTCCTTGGAGAATTGAATCAAATAGTCCTTGGCCAGCTGAGCGCTCATCTGTCTCCAAACCTATACTTATATGTCTCAGTCTTACTCCTCAAATTTTCCACTAGCATTTTAGTCTCGAAACTAGGGCTCTCCCCTCGCATGGCCTCCTCAGCCAAGGATAGGAACTCCTTCGCTTTTAAATACCTGTCCTTGTCGTCGTAGGCTACGGCGTTCTGTAAATACATCATACCTACCGTAACCAAACGTCTAATGCGATCCTCGCCCTTAGCAAACTTAAGTGACGCCTCAAAACCCTTGATCATCTTTTGATCAATCGGTTTCCCGCTCTCAGGCGAGATCTTAACACTCGTTCTCCTCATGAACTGGGATTTAAGACCTCGACTCTGAATGTATCTGTTAAAGTATGTCGAAGAGATTACAAATGTCATGAGTGGGATTATTGTGCCTAGATAGTTGGCCAAGCTCGGATTATGTAGTAGGAAGACGGGCATATAGTACGATATCGCAATTGCCACACCGGTGGGCAACCCGATAAATAGGAGTGCTAGCCCAAGCCAACTGGGGAAGGATAGCCTGTCTCTTCCTGTCTCTTTACCCATGAAAACATTACCGACTTTTTCCCAAATAACTTTACCAATGCCTTCCTTTACTTAATCTAGGACATCGTTATCATTGAAATTCACGGAACCGTTATAACGGATCGCCTGAATCACCCTACTTCAAGGCACTCGATTATGAGCTTTGGTTACCGAACTTTATTTATGTCAACATCCTGCCCACTTTTCAAGAGTCCTTCGTTCTTCCTCACTACTTACTTTAACCGGGGAGTTAATTGACAGGCAACTTCCCAAGGTTGTAAACTCCTTGTTGTAGAGTAGGGGAGTGTTGTCATACCATCTTATTCAATAATCAACAGTAAAATGTTAGGATATGGCCAAAGTTATTCCATTATGATAATTACACTACTACATCTAGGAATATGGAGATACACAATTCAATAAACGTTCACTATCTAGGATGATGAGACTTGACAAGATGGGACTCACGGGATCCCTAGATTGCTCCGCAACTCTCCGTATAGACATATTTTATCGATTAAATAATGAAAATTCTTAACCAACGATGTTCGACAATGATAAGGAGATCAATTCAGTAACCAAAATGTCAGACCTCTGTAACCTCTACCGACTGAGGGAGATCCAGAAGGGCAAGGAACAGGGATATGGGCACCATGTTATCCTGTATCTCCTCCCTGGAAAGGAAAACTATATCTTTCACTTTTCCAATGAACTTCCTCACGTTTTTACCATATTTCACCTCAAAACCCTTGTACCTCTCTCCTTCCCTAACCACGACGTCCACTTCCCCATTTCGCTTTATATAGAACGTAGGATAGATCCGGGAGAGATGGGATACTACCGCTGCCTCGGCCAGCCTCTTTTGGTCTGGGACTTGAGTCATCACCCAACTGGAGAAAGCCCTGTACACGAAGGGATCGATGAAGTAGAATTTCCTCTCCTTCCTGGGAACAGGTTCCCCGCTGTTAGGGTCCATGGCCATCACCGACTTAAGGAGGAAGAGCTTATCCATGAGCTCAAGGTAACTAATGGTTGTCCTCACGGTCCCTATCCCCTCCTTAGATAAGGTGTGGTAACTGAACTCGCTGGAGGTCCTGTTTATCACGCCCTTAACAGCTGCCTTAAAGAGGGTCTCGCTCCTCCTCAACTTGTTTAGATCTAAGGTTATGCTCGAGATGAAATCTTGAAAGGTGTTCATGTTTACCTTTCCTGTTCTCAGGTAATCCCTTACCGAATTGGGAAAACCGCCTGTGTCCAAGTAGATCTCAAATAGGTTTTTCACCGTAGATCTGTACTCCACGAAATCCATCGCGTTACTAGCGT
Protein-coding regions in this window:
- the slaA gene encoding S-layer protein SlaA; amino-acid sequence: MSYEKPLGLALLALFLASLVVVLPIASQTSSAANGASIAANVQYLSPGQVVLIAITDPGLVSTFKVVSNGVVNDTGLGNATEYILNNTVIRTSSGSETLYQVGARENNVIFVKGTNTFWIFITNTSASETLNGLTFSVSPSTSGTTVTVNGKSYVNPYLVSPTSSVSNLWYMLPTTIGPVLYTHGPGTTPTQVAAGSTVPVLNVNSFVDASGSFNLLYSPIEGGTAQITLNAFPSESVNLVSSESSVPLNSTWLATFYDPGAQVDPLQGITYVNSSYTFNPKLYALDVNVTYSGVILGGDIPVNISSDSPLPSTFNSLFGVTPALNAQVYNGTFMVYLDSAPTNSKYALLPSSFPTSISNYEYRLASALTGTQYSTLISGHLFSQATPINITVSDALAMDSSARVVGAIMPTTIKEIPVSLVKAGNITLDAFDNISNFSESISLPVTVSVVYISNGSPVLTSSGTPLSPFTATLSETSAGSGVFQEPLNVTLGTSASVTETSSNTVLVTLTPSEVSKVKIQASANVDFGDFFYFGYSSTSYSEPITVAATSLVPVLPTTLTVSNSTTLYAVNYSEPNLPHNVNGFTELTVNNQQLLYNGEPVANFVVTVTIPGTAPKTLYLNDLGYSFLLSSNDVFTVRVSESQLLSALGVNYLPSGTTIQFGVYDMITPVPANVTYSLTVVPVKTLVMVPTSSAFSASGTAYLPGVSGSSDQHTIYVMVQDTAYAATNPASILSPTANIYLKLANGQYYTFPSGNNYMAISLTETAPDSGNFTGTITYYYENGEIVLDGNDIPANQMIGATLTVAYTSPASHSSSNATVSFSTASMAITTSVASANPGAPLNVTVWAPGLVASHTQNVSPSNVLFANFTAWNGMGSTGVVTVNGYPLSLKEMSTGSPYFTALVYLGNTTASATDHGNALTTNLNDYTVAPGTTVYFYSINYFSTLSTASSGVTPSYHSADVSVNVVKPSVSIVNPSPASPFATLNISVSYSLFPLFKEPSVGSTGAVSNVQPLLDLLAYVQAANSGQLLKFPATFSYYYVNSTTFYVTIPMTLWSGSPGVYAPNALNVNATDSVTVTSYVYSFTQTVVGNQGIVSSVASLTLQTSSPLAINAMVPPVIEEFYSTTNITESSVHVAPFPNTSGGILVNVTVWAPDAVNNPFVGNNGKSFEVTVTNPATGVSTQLPVTEIGSSAYYSGTLRVVLQSDYSSYAGQTGVVSVAPGQVNKISVKVDVTTGTAYVNNVQTQFVMSGSSYFYVGTVVAKPTIVAGQVINESTGQPVTELLTGHTYLINFQVKNTGNVNATIYAIIEIEVNGTTVITPAVISTTLAPGQTATVGTVWTPVAPGTYNATVILYQNPQLSIPYVPGTETLTLTVS
- a CDS encoding ATP-binding protein, yielding MIEEQNPWWISKELILENEIYRRWYEAEVKWVPDVLDKISLEPSSLNLIFGPRQVGKSTTLVLLVKRLLEKEDPKSIFYFSCDMLSDYKELDQVLGEYMKLRERNRIKSAYVILDEVTFPREWFRTIKYRIDRGEFRNDVLVLSGSLSMRAKGEVESFPGRRGKGRTLIMYPLPFSRFVEVMGVKLPRGDLDHASNAMDFVEYRSTVKNLFEIYLDTGGFPNSVRDYLRTGKVNMNTFQDFISSITLDLNKLRRSETLFKAAVKGVINRTSSEFSYHTLSKEGIGTVRTTISYLELMDKLFLLKSVMAMDPNSGEPVPRKERKFYFIDPFVYRAFSSWVMTQVPDQKRLAEAAVVSHLSRIYPTFYIKRNGEVDVVVREGERYKGFEVKYGKNVRKFIGKVKDIVFLSREEIQDNMVPISLFLALLDLPQSVEVTEV
- a CDS encoding carboxypeptidase regulatory-like domain-containing protein; this translates as MNYLKIISAILVASIFLVLPVGAATTAITVTVNHPVIHPGETLVVSGTTSPNVEVGITVYNPNGKPVASTVTNSTSSGIYTAAVVTFPSQANTLFPYGTYKVDVGTSTGFTNSTTFQFSPVTYPLVVQVENPVGIPVVGATVSVDGMTATTNASGEATFQLLAGTYTVTASAAGYVTSTETVTIPTTQVPFVITLQTQALKITVNSISVTINGTTTTAPIVAQQGFVTLPGGVSASANVTVTYQGATTTMATVSATLNGAPVTVTTTATGYEVSFSLPNTDELAVLTITANMSGSSATYTMPMTVIYNPQAALSSLSSEVSSLSTEVSTLSTELSTLETELGSNVSALNADISSLNSGLHSLTASLSTLNSTVTSLSSQVSTLQTEYSAVHSQVSSISTIVYAGLAVGVIAIVIAIVALALISRKIR